One window of Amaranthus tricolor cultivar Red isolate AtriRed21 chromosome 11, ASM2621246v1, whole genome shotgun sequence genomic DNA carries:
- the LOC130827879 gene encoding mediator of RNA polymerase II transcription subunit 8, with amino-acid sequence MEAMMGAVQDQSQQKQAQQPAKAVDRLNSAVQQQLNLEYIKTRAISLFKAISRILEDFDLISRSNAVPKWQDVVGQFSMVNLELFSIVEDIKKASKAFVVYPKNVNAENASILPVMLSSKLLPEMEVDDNLKREQLLLGMQNLPIPTQIEKLKARIDMIAAACESAEKVIADTRKAYGLDTRQKASTIPNLDRAFSAKIQEKENLLRAAVNHGEGLRLPVDQRQAVSSHLPSHLVDVLPLSDAQQTYNDGSGMYSKNPPMMSSNQSSQGTPQQASGAQLLGRSVPSPSTATVASSFDNTASPMQYANSPRSGTNIMNAPSPQQQTLQQQHLQQQRKMMQLAPQQQQQQQLLVQQQYRQSAMQGLTQNQLPQLHDMQTQAHQKFSSLQGQNQMQFSQPLASQQYQARQLAAGHMQHAIGQSQLSQGGQLNRHIGQFSGAANTALFNAAQNSPNSPVISNMSATMTSQPLIPRMQFPLGGANPQRALPSQILSDQMFNMGANQAGMMSLPQQQVGAFGNMSQNPQNLQPNMVPLQNAPQNLQNFQQRQPNQQ; translated from the exons ATGGAGGCGATGATGGGAGCAGTTCAGGATCAATCGCAGCAGAAGCAAGCACAACAACCTGCAAAAGCAGTGGATAGGCTTAATTCAGCAGTACAACAACAACTAAATTTGGAGTATATCAAAACTCGTGCCATTAGTCTCTTCAAAGCCATCTCTCGCATTCTTGAGGATTTTGATCTCATTTCTCGCTCCAATGCCGTCCCCAaatg GCAAGATGTTGTCGGTCAGTTTTCAATGGTGAATCTTGAGTTGTTCAGCATTGTGGAAGACATTAAGAAGGCCTCAAAGGCTTTTGTTGTTTATCCTAAGAATGTTAATGCTGAAAATGCTTCAA TACTACCGGTCATGCTGTCATCTAAGCTCTTGCCTGAGATGGAAGTGGATGATAATCTTAAGAGAGAGCAGTTGCTACTTGGCATGCAAAATCTGCCTATACCCACACAAATTGAGAAGCTTAAG GCCAGAATTGACATGATTGCTGCAGCATGTGAAAGTGCTGAAAAAGTGATAGCTGATACTCGCAAAGCCTATGGACTGGATACCCGTCAAAAGGCGAGCACTATCCCTAATTTGGACAGGGCCTTTTCTGCCAAAATTCAAGAAAAGGAAAACTTACTACGCGCTGCTGTCAACCACGGTGAAG GTTTAAGGTTGCCTGTAGACCAGAGACAAGCAGTTAGTTCTCACCTCCCTTCACATCTTGTCGATGTTCTCCCTCTCAGTGATGCGCAGCAGACTTATAATGATGGATCTG GTATGTATTCAAAGAATCCTCCTATGATGTCTAGCAATCAGAGTAGTCAGGGTACTCCACAGCAG GCTTCTGGAGCACAGCTTCTTGGAAGATCAGTGCCTTCTCCTTCTACTGCCACAGTTGCATCTTCCTTTGATAATACAGCATCTCCGATGCAATATGCAAATTCTCCTAGATCTGGTACAAACATAATGAATGCACCTTCTCCCCAGCAGCAAACACTCCAACAGCAACATCTGCAACAACAGAGGAAAATGATGCAGCTTGCTCctcagcagcagcagcagcagcagcttcTTGTTCAGCAGCAATATAGACAATCTGCCATGCAAGGTTTGACTCAG AACCAATTACCACAACTACATGATATGCAGACTCAGGCACATCAGAAGTTCTCATCG CTGCAAGGACAAAATCAGATGCAATTCTCTCAACCATTAGCGAGTCAACAATACCAAGCTAGGCAGCTTGCCGCTGGACATATGCAGCATGCTATTGGACAAAGCCAACTGAGTCAAGGAGGGCAGCTGAATCGTCATATTGGCCAATTTTCTGGAGCTGCTAACACAGCATTATTTAACGCTGCTCAGAACTCACCTAATTCTCCAGTG ATTTCCAACATGTCAGCTACAATGACGTCACAACCATTAATCCCAAGGATGCAG TTTCCATTAGGTGGTGCTAACCCCCAAAGAGCGCTTCCTTCTCAAATTCTCAGTGATCAGA TGTTTAATATGGGAGCAAATCAAGCCGGTATGATGAGTTTACCCCAGCAACAAGTTGGTGCTTTCGGAAACATGTCGCAGAATCCTCAGAATCTCCAACCGAATATGGTACCTCTCCAAAATGCACCTCAAAACTTGCAGAATTTCCAACAAAGGCAGCCGAATCAACAGTGA
- the LOC130827880 gene encoding uncharacterized protein LOC130827880: MSAYDHVVSGKLKLKGKALDVKTGGIKKKKKKQKKQHEEVSEIKQDANLDDGNAELSVVTNEDDNNESDKSTRKDKALNFADHLTPAEKRYIEQREQLDVHKYAKMSKNSHRDRLDDFNQYLANLSEHYDIPKVGPG; the protein is encoded by the exons ATGTCAGCATATGACCATGTTGTTAGTGGTAAGCTGAAACTGAAAGGAAAAGCATTGGATGTAAAAACCGGTGGcataaaaaagaagaagaagaagcaaaaGAAACAACATGAGGAGGTTTCAGAAATAAAACAAGATGCCAATTTAGATG ATGGGAATGCAGAATTATCAGTTGTTACCAACGAAGACGATAACAATGAATCAGACAAGTCAACCCGAAAAGACAAGGCCCTAAACTTTGCTGATCATTTAACCCCAGCAGAAAAACGATATATCGAGCAGAGAGAGCAGCTTGATGTCCACAAGTATGCAAAAATGTCCAAGAATTCTCATCGTGACCGTCTAGACGACTTCAATCAGTATCTAGCCAATTTGAGTGAGCATTATGACATACCTAAAGTTGGCCCTGGCTAA